From a region of the Halolamina sp. CBA1230 genome:
- a CDS encoding methionine synthase: MARDADNREQFRPDDHEHDHFLLTSVVGSYPKPTWLNRADDLVDDPESSFDEDDLEEAHDDACRLITEEHERSGLDTVVDGEMRRNEMVEFFAERIDGYEFNGPVKVWGHNYFDKPSVVEAVEYDEPWLVDEFEFTDAVAERPVKVPITGPYTLANWAFDEHYGDSEALAYDLADLVNEEIEKLVDAGARYIQIDEPALATTPDDHAIVGGCLERIVDGVPDEVRVGVHVCYGDYSRIYPELNEFPVDEVDLELCNGDYEQIETFADGEFAPDLALGVVDAHTADVESVEEIEANIRQGLKVVPPEELTISPDCGLKLLPREAAYQKTENLVTAARNVEADLDAGEIDVPVRSAATADD; the protein is encoded by the coding sequence ATGGCCCGCGACGCCGACAACCGCGAGCAGTTCCGCCCCGACGACCACGAGCACGACCACTTCCTGCTGACCAGCGTCGTCGGCTCCTACCCCAAGCCGACGTGGCTCAACCGCGCCGACGACCTCGTCGACGACCCCGAGTCCTCCTTCGACGAGGACGACCTCGAAGAAGCCCACGACGACGCCTGCCGGCTCATCACCGAGGAGCACGAGCGCAGCGGGCTGGATACGGTCGTCGACGGCGAGATGCGCCGCAACGAGATGGTGGAGTTCTTCGCCGAGCGCATCGACGGGTACGAGTTCAACGGCCCCGTGAAGGTGTGGGGGCACAACTACTTCGACAAACCGAGCGTCGTCGAGGCGGTCGAGTACGACGAGCCGTGGCTGGTCGACGAGTTCGAGTTCACCGACGCGGTGGCCGAGCGCCCCGTCAAGGTCCCGATCACGGGGCCGTACACGCTCGCCAACTGGGCGTTCGACGAGCACTACGGCGACAGCGAGGCGCTCGCCTACGACCTCGCCGATCTCGTAAACGAGGAGATCGAGAAGCTCGTAGATGCGGGCGCCCGCTACATCCAGATCGACGAGCCGGCGCTGGCGACGACGCCCGACGACCACGCCATCGTCGGCGGCTGTCTCGAACGCATCGTCGACGGCGTGCCCGACGAGGTCCGCGTGGGCGTCCACGTCTGCTACGGCGACTACTCGCGGATCTACCCCGAGCTCAACGAGTTCCCGGTCGACGAGGTCGACCTCGAACTCTGCAACGGCGACTACGAGCAGATCGAGACGTTCGCCGACGGCGAGTTCGCGCCTGACCTCGCGCTGGGCGTCGTCGACGCCCACACCGCCGATGTCGAGAGCGTCGAGGAGATCGAGGCGAACATCCGACAGGGGCTGAAGGTGGTCCCGCCGGAGGAGCTCACGATCTCGCCGGACTGCGGGCTGAAGCTCCTCCCCCGCGAGGCCGCCTACCAGAAGACCGAGAACCTCGTGACGGCCGCCCGGAACGTGGAGGCCGACCTCGACGCCGGGGAGATCGACGTGCCGGTTCGGTCCGCCGCGACCGCAGACGACTGA